The Streptomyces sp. NBC_01454 genome includes a window with the following:
- a CDS encoding VWA domain-containing protein, translated as MPTTHSLEKTSAISLDKVAGTAPDLIDMYKDAETSLRDRDLIGRRAAVYLVIDRSLSMKPYFGNGTVQRLSDQILSLSAHLDDDGTVPVGFFSDEMHTLARSRLLRRPQAFEEVALGAHQGRIAQLHNSLGRMGGTHYRPAMEAVLDHYRGSKAFKASIPAFVVFQTDGGPQDESATRDFLHATAHENVRWQFVPFGMERQFDLLRRLPGNTGISAVGTNPLALSNAELYNRLVTGLPRT; from the coding sequence ATGCCCACCACCCACTCCCTTGAGAAGACGTCGGCCATCAGCCTCGACAAGGTCGCCGGAACCGCGCCCGACCTCATCGACATGTACAAGGACGCCGAGACCAGTCTCCGAGACCGCGACCTCATCGGCAGGCGCGCCGCCGTCTACCTGGTGATCGACCGCTCCCTCTCCATGAAGCCGTACTTCGGCAACGGAACCGTCCAGCGACTGAGCGACCAGATCCTCAGCCTCTCCGCGCACCTCGACGACGACGGCACGGTCCCGGTCGGATTCTTTTCCGACGAGATGCACACACTCGCACGGAGCCGTCTGCTCCGACGCCCGCAGGCCTTCGAGGAAGTGGCCCTGGGAGCCCACCAGGGCCGCATCGCCCAACTCCACAACTCCCTGGGCCGCATGGGCGGCACCCACTACCGCCCGGCCATGGAGGCGGTCCTCGACCACTACCGTGGATCCAAGGCCTTCAAGGCATCGATCCCCGCCTTCGTCGTGTTCCAGACCGACGGAGGACCGCAGGACGAATCAGCTACCCGCGACTTCCTCCATGCCACCGCCCACGAGAATGTGCGCTGGCAGTTCGTCCCGTTCGGCATGGAGCGCCAGTTCGACCTCCTCAGGCGACTTCCCGGAAACACCGGCATCAGCGCCGTCGGCACCAACCCGCTGGCCCTGTCCAACGCCGAGCTCTACAACCGCCTTGTCACGGGGCTTCCCCGCACCTGA
- a CDS encoding SsgA family sporulation/cell division regulator: MTLVTEHDVRVPVPVRLYYLSADPYAVQLSFDISPDEVVRWTFARELLAQGMTAPAGIGDVKITPIGTTQDPSFSIELETPEGFARLEGLVAPVKSWLDKTYEAVPAGSESDALDIDSILEELLAH; the protein is encoded by the coding sequence ATGACGCTCGTGACCGAGCACGACGTGCGAGTCCCGGTGCCCGTGAGGCTCTACTACCTGAGCGCCGACCCCTACGCCGTCCAGCTCTCCTTCGACATCTCGCCCGACGAGGTGGTCCGGTGGACGTTCGCCCGCGAACTGCTGGCGCAGGGTATGACGGCACCCGCCGGAATCGGGGACGTGAAGATCACCCCGATCGGGACCACCCAGGACCCCAGCTTCAGCATCGAGCTGGAGACCCCCGAGGGATTCGCGCGCCTCGAAGGCCTGGTGGCCCCCGTCAAGTCCTGGCTCGACAAGACCTATGAGGCGGTCCCCGCAGGCAGCGAGTCCGACGCGCTCGACATCGACAGCATCCTCGAAGAACTCCTGGCCCACTGA